The Acidimicrobiia bacterium genome window below encodes:
- a CDS encoding helix-turn-helix domain-containing protein, which translates to MSDPKPVVSRRPKRFLSAEQKYELWLKVLTGELTSQQAALEAGVDRTTIMTLRKVAKDGAIAALQASRPGRRGDAAELTEAARLRAENARLATTIVELSIELVALRGKVSWG; encoded by the coding sequence ATGTCCGATCCCAAGCCTGTGGTGTCGAGGAGACCGAAGCGGTTCTTGTCGGCCGAACAGAAGTACGAGCTGTGGTTGAAGGTCCTCACCGGGGAGCTGACCTCCCAGCAGGCGGCGCTGGAAGCGGGCGTGGATCGCACGACGATCATGACGTTGCGCAAGGTGGCCAAGGACGGCGCGATCGCGGCGTTGCAAGCGTCGAGGCCGGGTCGACGTGGCGATGCGGCGGAGCTGACCGAGGCGGCCAGATTGCGCGCCGAGAACGCGCGGTTGGCGACCACGATCGTGGAGCTCTCGATCGAGCTCGTCGCGTTACGGGGAAAAGTCTCCTGGGGTTGA
- a CDS encoding integrase core domain-containing protein gives MSGPIPGRVDGAVKDKLLAIIEECCAAGWSLERACQTLQIDRRRVWRWQARRAFDTLDDHRPGGNAIHGLMPSEIDAILALAEEWGPIDCSHRKLAHRGSYLERVWVAPSTVRRVLAAHDVGLPAPLPRPAPRERAPWPEWVEYRPNQVWGYDVTHFSRCRRAPNCFAIIDLVSRKWIDTLLSAEETAIQTRNVFVRALELEDLIELVEDRLDTGELPDVDDIPILLAVSDNGAPMTADATRAFMALCSIATHFGRPGVPTDQAPIESFFGHVKSEWPHLETITDPQILGAELERVRIEYNSVRLHAAIGYVTPDDEHQGRGEAIRAARRAGLERADQARRTYHRHNRNRRPETRS, from the coding sequence TTGAGCGGCCCGATCCCCGGCCGGGTGGACGGGGCCGTCAAGGACAAGCTGCTGGCGATCATCGAGGAGTGCTGCGCAGCAGGCTGGTCACTCGAGCGTGCGTGTCAGACGCTCCAGATCGATCGGCGGCGGGTGTGGCGCTGGCAAGCCCGCCGTGCGTTCGACACGCTCGATGACCATCGCCCGGGCGGGAACGCGATCCATGGGCTCATGCCGTCTGAGATCGACGCGATCCTGGCGCTGGCGGAGGAGTGGGGTCCGATCGACTGTTCGCATCGCAAGCTCGCACACCGCGGCTCCTACCTGGAACGGGTGTGGGTCGCGCCCTCGACGGTGCGGCGTGTTCTGGCTGCTCACGACGTGGGTCTGCCCGCTCCGCTACCGCGGCCCGCGCCACGGGAACGCGCGCCATGGCCCGAATGGGTGGAGTATCGCCCGAACCAAGTGTGGGGCTACGACGTCACCCACTTCTCGCGGTGCCGGCGCGCCCCGAACTGCTTCGCGATCATCGACTTGGTGTCCCGCAAGTGGATCGACACGCTGCTCTCAGCTGAAGAGACCGCCATCCAGACCCGCAACGTGTTCGTGCGCGCGCTCGAGCTCGAAGACCTCATCGAACTCGTCGAGGACCGCCTCGACACCGGCGAGCTCCCCGACGTCGACGACATCCCGATCCTGTTGGCGGTCTCCGACAACGGCGCGCCCATGACCGCCGATGCGACGCGGGCGTTCATGGCCCTGTGCTCCATCGCGACCCATTTCGGCCGCCCTGGTGTGCCCACCGACCAGGCACCGATCGAGAGTTTCTTCGGGCACGTCAAGAGCGAGTGGCCGCACCTCGAGACCATCACTGACCCCCAGATCCTCGGCGCCGAACTCGAACGCGTCCGGATCGAGTACAACAGCGTTCGCTTGCATGCCGCGATCGGATACGTCACCCCCGACGACGAACACCAAGGACGCGGTGAGGCGATCCGCGCCGCGCGCCGAGCCGGCCTCGAACGCGCCGACCAAGCCCGCCGCACCTACCACCGACACAACCGAAACCGTCGCCCGGAGACCCGCTCATGA
- a CDS encoding class I SAM-dependent methyltransferase → MTDWLADERIVDRGFAHAWRSRVGDANGEVFFEQLVLDHLDSDRVVLDVGCGHGGFAISLAERCETIVGVDRDGAAIGLARELAAERGVENATFVVAALDGSAALPGEDASVDVFVDRRGPTLDKWLGEACRLAAPKAVIVGMHPTGTAGAVPEWNRELPDQLRLTAFSYEQVRSWVEQPIAESPAVLDSCWWFDVPEWFDDPRELHARLAGRRHPTLPFYAVSATLEQIFARHSGSLGLEIRHCRLVWRVSL, encoded by the coding sequence TTGACTGATTGGTTGGCTGACGAGCGCATTGTCGATCGCGGCTTTGCTCATGCGTGGCGATCGAGGGTCGGCGACGCGAACGGCGAGGTGTTCTTCGAGCAGTTGGTGCTCGATCACCTCGACTCGGACAGGGTCGTGCTCGATGTCGGGTGCGGCCACGGCGGTTTCGCGATTTCCCTCGCCGAACGTTGCGAGACCATCGTTGGTGTCGATCGCGACGGCGCCGCGATCGGATTGGCGCGCGAGCTCGCGGCTGAACGTGGCGTCGAGAACGCCACGTTCGTAGTCGCCGCGCTCGATGGCTCGGCCGCGCTACCCGGCGAGGATGCCTCCGTCGACGTGTTCGTGGACCGCAGGGGCCCGACGCTCGACAAGTGGCTCGGGGAAGCGTGCCGGCTGGCTGCACCCAAGGCGGTGATCGTGGGAATGCATCCAACCGGTACCGCGGGTGCGGTGCCGGAATGGAACCGCGAGCTTCCCGATCAGCTGCGCTTGACCGCGTTCTCCTATGAGCAGGTGCGCAGCTGGGTCGAGCAGCCGATCGCAGAATCGCCAGCGGTGCTGGACAGCTGCTGGTGGTTCGATGTCCCGGAATGGTTCGACGACCCGCGTGAACTCCACGCACGCTTGGCCGGTCGCCGTCACCCCACCCTGCCCTTCTACGCGGTCTCGGCGACACTCGAGCAGATCTTCGCTCGTCACTCCGGATCGCTCGGCCTCGAGATCCGGCACTGCCGCCTTGTCTGGCGAGTGTCACTCTGA
- a CDS encoding methyltransferase domain-containing protein yields the protein MSYDSIAARYDEFVDGSFIHQVAVPSVLDLCVPGGRVLDVACGQGVLTRALAARYTTVVGVDFSAALVQIAEAQEPHLSSDLSYVVDDARMLDTIDSNSFDGATICLATTDFDDLDQVLGAVARVLVPGGWLVIAALHPCFEPPWSTTDERDGHLVKVLGNYFQEGRWWPDNPDSLLRDIGRYHRTLSTLLNTVLDSGFALERFEEPRPDHAVAFAAPIYAEVAEVLALRARQLKE from the coding sequence GTGAGTTACGACTCGATCGCTGCGCGCTACGACGAGTTTGTGGATGGCTCGTTCATCCACCAGGTCGCGGTGCCATCGGTGCTGGATCTCTGTGTGCCCGGCGGCCGGGTGCTCGACGTCGCGTGTGGGCAGGGTGTGCTGACGCGCGCGCTGGCGGCTCGCTACACGACCGTTGTCGGTGTGGACTTTTCAGCCGCGCTGGTCCAGATCGCCGAAGCGCAAGAGCCACATCTATCTTCGGATCTCAGCTATGTCGTGGACGACGCACGAATGCTCGACACGATCGATAGCAACTCGTTCGACGGTGCGACGATCTGCCTGGCGACGACCGACTTCGACGACCTCGACCAAGTCCTCGGGGCGGTCGCGCGAGTCTTGGTGCCGGGCGGCTGGCTGGTGATCGCGGCGTTGCATCCATGCTTCGAGCCGCCGTGGTCAACGACCGACGAACGCGACGGGCACCTGGTGAAGGTGCTCGGTAACTACTTTCAGGAAGGCCGATGGTGGCCGGACAATCCTGACAGCCTGCTTCGTGACATCGGCAGGTACCACCGGACACTCAGCACATTGCTCAATACGGTCCTCGACTCTGGGTTCGCACTCGAGCGGTTCGAGGAACCGCGCCCTGACCACGCGGTCGCTTTCGCAGCGCCCATTTACGCCGAGGTTGCTGAAGTACTTGCCCTCCGTGCTCGCCAGCTCAAGGAGTAG
- a CDS encoding ABC transporter ATP-binding protein translates to MSTEATAATDDFVPKAPMRRRLATLRALLARADRRFLVVMVVLIAFLTVAGAAQSLALKWMVNGAIEGRWTFATVAAVVGGLAAGVLGAAGRVYMNLQDWIATRIGAEIEGDTLNAAATMPGLEHLERPDYLDQLRLVNRAGDNLVRSVFAVTDLISLAARIAIGVWLLATVNPVLVLVPIFAVPSVLFTPRAQAQVEQAAVIAAERARASDHLHRLFSDQAAAMEMRVFDCGAALDARADQLWHDVAHIKFLGALKASLVSSTGWAILAIGYVGALAVVALDAAAGTASPGDVLLVSQLALQLRGNVAQTTTSVRQSVAAMRLTDRFLWLQDLAAEQTAAFAGSHPPPTRITNGISFDHVTFAYPGTDTPVLNDLTFELPAGSTVALVGENGAGKTTLVKLLCRFYNPTHGRVTIDDFDLASVDPVEWRTCLAGSFQDYLHLETTANRSVGLGDPPWMDDNERVVAALERADSRRLPERWPQGLATQLGKTYEDGIELSGGQWQRVAIARGMMRITPLLLILDEPTAALDPSAEQALYNRYASTSRQVRADGGVVLLVSHRFSSVRMADLIVVLHHGTLTEIGTHEGLLAADGHYAHMYQQQAAAYT, encoded by the coding sequence GTGAGTACCGAGGCAACCGCTGCAACCGATGACTTTGTCCCGAAGGCGCCGATGCGTCGACGGCTTGCGACCCTCCGAGCGCTCCTTGCGCGTGCCGACCGACGCTTCCTCGTGGTGATGGTCGTGCTCATCGCGTTCCTGACGGTCGCCGGCGCGGCGCAGAGCTTGGCGCTCAAGTGGATGGTCAACGGCGCGATCGAGGGTCGCTGGACGTTCGCGACGGTCGCGGCGGTGGTCGGCGGACTCGCGGCTGGCGTGCTCGGCGCCGCGGGTCGCGTCTACATGAATCTCCAAGACTGGATCGCGACTCGGATCGGCGCGGAGATCGAAGGTGACACCCTCAACGCCGCGGCCACGATGCCCGGTCTCGAACACCTCGAGCGACCCGACTATCTCGACCAACTCAGACTGGTCAACCGCGCCGGTGACAACCTCGTACGGTCGGTGTTCGCGGTGACGGACCTGATCTCGCTCGCGGCGCGTATCGCCATCGGGGTGTGGCTGCTCGCGACCGTCAATCCCGTCCTCGTGCTCGTACCGATCTTCGCCGTGCCGTCCGTGCTCTTTACCCCGCGGGCCCAAGCTCAGGTTGAGCAGGCGGCGGTCATTGCCGCCGAGCGCGCCCGAGCCTCCGACCACCTCCACCGGTTGTTCTCCGACCAGGCCGCAGCCATGGAGATGCGCGTCTTCGACTGTGGTGCCGCTCTCGACGCACGCGCCGATCAACTCTGGCACGACGTCGCCCACATCAAGTTCCTCGGAGCTCTCAAGGCCTCCCTGGTGTCATCGACAGGATGGGCGATCCTCGCCATCGGATACGTCGGGGCGCTCGCCGTCGTCGCGCTCGACGCGGCAGCCGGCACCGCCTCGCCCGGAGATGTGCTCCTCGTCTCGCAACTAGCGTTGCAACTCCGTGGCAACGTTGCCCAGACAACCACCTCGGTCCGCCAGTCCGTCGCCGCGATGCGGCTCACCGACCGGTTCCTCTGGCTCCAAGATCTGGCAGCCGAACAGACGGCCGCCTTCGCGGGATCACACCCGCCTCCCACGCGCATCACCAACGGGATCAGCTTCGACCACGTCACCTTCGCCTACCCCGGCACCGACACGCCGGTACTCAACGACCTCACATTCGAACTTCCCGCCGGCTCGACCGTCGCGCTCGTCGGCGAGAACGGCGCCGGCAAGACCACACTCGTCAAACTCCTCTGCCGCTTCTACAACCCGACCCATGGTCGCGTCACCATCGACGACTTTGATCTCGCCTCCGTCGACCCGGTCGAGTGGCGGACGTGCCTCGCCGGCAGCTTCCAGGACTACCTCCACCTCGAAACCACAGCCAACCGAAGCGTCGGGCTCGGCGACCCACCCTGGATGGACGACAACGAGCGCGTCGTTGCCGCCCTCGAGCGAGCAGACTCCCGGCGCCTTCCCGAGCGTTGGCCCCAAGGGCTCGCCACCCAACTCGGCAAGACCTACGAAGACGGCATCGAACTCTCCGGCGGACAATGGCAACGCGTCGCCATCGCGCGGGGAATGATGCGCATCACCCCGCTCCTGCTCATCCTCGACGAACCCACCGCAGCCCTCGATCCCTCCGCCGAACAAGCGCTCTACAACCGCTACGCCAGCACGTCCCGCCAGGTACGCGCGGACGGCGGCGTCGTGCTGCTCGTCTCACACCGGTTCTCCTCCGTCCGCATGGCCGACCTCATCGTCGTACTCCACCACGGCACACTCACCGAGATCGGCACCCACGAAGGCCTCCTCGCCGCCGACGGCCACTACGCGCACATGTACCAACAACAAGCCGCCGCATACACCTGA
- a CDS encoding ATP-binding cassette domain-containing protein: protein EAAGGGGKRGRETRVPAIRFEDVSFRYPGRDDDVFMNLNLVVEPGESVAIVGENGVGKTTLIKLLAGFYRPSAGRVLIDGIDLDELDLVAWRRRLGVIFQDFVHFELSARDNIALAGLDEPGVDEDARAAAQAAGASEIIETLPSGWDSMLSRNYTGGAELSGGQWQRVALARALFAARRGAQVLVLDEPTANLDVHAETELFDQLLEHARGMTAIVISHRYSTVRRAARIVVLADGGVIEDGGHDSLLALDGVYARLYRLQADRFVMPDASPRQDPNR, encoded by the coding sequence AGAAGCGGCGGGGGGGGGGGGCAAACGGGGCCGCGAGACCAGGGTGCCAGCGATTCGGTTCGAGGACGTGTCGTTTCGGTATCCGGGCCGTGACGACGACGTGTTCATGAACTTGAACCTGGTGGTCGAGCCGGGTGAGTCGGTTGCGATTGTGGGTGAGAACGGTGTCGGAAAGACCACTCTGATCAAGCTGCTGGCGGGGTTCTATCGGCCGAGCGCGGGTCGTGTCCTGATTGACGGCATCGATCTGGACGAGCTGGACCTGGTCGCGTGGCGGCGACGGCTCGGCGTCATCTTTCAGGATTTCGTGCACTTCGAGCTCTCCGCCCGAGACAACATCGCGCTCGCGGGTCTCGACGAGCCTGGCGTTGACGAGGATGCCCGAGCGGCCGCCCAGGCGGCCGGCGCGTCTGAGATCATCGAGACGCTGCCGTCGGGCTGGGACTCGATGTTGTCTCGGAACTACACGGGTGGAGCGGAGCTGTCGGGCGGGCAGTGGCAGCGCGTCGCGCTCGCGCGCGCGCTGTTCGCGGCACGGCGTGGCGCACAGGTCCTCGTGCTCGACGAACCCACCGCGAACCTGGATGTCCACGCCGAAACCGAACTGTTCGACCAACTCCTCGAGCACGCCCGCGGCATGACCGCGATCGTGATCTCGCATCGCTACTCGACCGTGCGGAGGGCAGCACGCATCGTCGTACTCGCCGATGGGGGTGTCATCGAAGACGGCGGTCACGACTCGCTGCTCGCCCTTGACGGTGTGTACGCGCGCCTCTACCGGCTGCAGGCCGACCGTTTCGTGATGCCGGATGCGTCACCGCGCCAGGACCCTAACCGGTGA
- a CDS encoding AAA family ATPase — protein sequence MARTILLSGACGSGKSTLMNLGYRALERHLGPTAVIDTDTVLMMVDPRWELSHEERRLDLAGYQCFLLARSFLDAGFQCVIIGGNGLHTPDEINDLIALLLDVGDVFHVTLDPALTEIQSRVANRGGDQTPEWLADHVQWMRARYRSWTCCIDNTELSPEATIAQVAERTAGGEGKVIARLPAL from the coding sequence GTGGCGAGAACGATTCTGCTGTCGGGCGCGTGCGGGTCCGGCAAGTCGACGCTCATGAACCTCGGGTACCGCGCCCTTGAGCGGCACCTCGGTCCGACGGCGGTCATTGACACGGACACTGTCCTGATGATGGTGGACCCTCGCTGGGAGCTTTCCCACGAGGAGCGACGACTCGACCTGGCCGGCTACCAGTGCTTCCTGCTCGCACGATCGTTCCTCGACGCGGGGTTCCAGTGCGTCATCATCGGAGGCAACGGACTTCACACACCAGACGAGATCAACGATCTGATCGCGCTGCTGCTCGACGTCGGCGACGTCTTCCACGTGACGCTCGACCCAGCACTCACGGAGATCCAGAGCCGGGTGGCAAACCGAGGCGGCGACCAAACACCCGAGTGGCTCGCCGACCACGTCCAGTGGATGCGAGCTCGATACCGATCGTGGACGTGTTGCATCGACAACACGGAGCTCAGCCCCGAAGCCACCATCGCTCAGGTCGCGGAACGAACGGCTGGCGGCGAGGGCAAAGTCATCGCCAGGCTCCCTGCCCTTTGA
- a CDS encoding aminoglycoside 3'-phosphotransferase, with amino-acid sequence MTDTGPDDHRVPAAVLRRAEGRPLRLVWSNELGGCTYEVGGAHRYFVKWSPHASGIDLSKEIARLQWAVMYASVPRVIEHGADENAGWIVTEALPGESAVSDRWKQEPETAVAQIGLGLRALHDALPVDTCPFSWSVEDRIVAPRQLAALGMLDPATWAPEDRQLGVDGALALLSAPPPIDKLVVCHGDACSPNTLIADDGHWSGHVDLGDLGIAAPWADLAVATMAAEWNYGPVWQDALLDAYGIAADAERTRFYRLLWNIGDEDELRRVTGR; translated from the coding sequence GTGACTGATACCGGACCAGACGATCACCGAGTGCCGGCAGCCGTCCTCAGGCGCGCGGAGGGTAGGCCTCTGCGACTCGTTTGGAGCAACGAACTCGGTGGGTGCACCTACGAGGTCGGGGGCGCGCATCGCTACTTCGTGAAGTGGTCGCCGCACGCGAGCGGGATTGATCTCTCGAAGGAGATCGCCCGGCTTCAGTGGGCGGTGATGTACGCGTCCGTCCCACGCGTCATCGAACATGGCGCTGATGAGAACGCCGGCTGGATCGTGACCGAAGCTCTGCCGGGGGAGAGCGCGGTGTCAGATCGCTGGAAGCAGGAGCCCGAGACGGCGGTGGCGCAGATTGGGTTGGGGTTGCGAGCACTCCACGATGCACTACCGGTCGACACCTGCCCCTTCTCATGGTCGGTCGAGGATCGGATCGTCGCTCCGCGACAGCTCGCGGCGCTCGGGATGCTCGACCCCGCAACGTGGGCGCCAGAGGATCGACAGCTCGGAGTCGACGGAGCACTGGCGTTGCTGTCCGCCCCGCCGCCGATCGACAAGCTGGTCGTGTGTCACGGGGACGCCTGCTCACCCAACACACTGATCGCCGACGATGGCCACTGGTCAGGGCACGTCGATCTCGGCGACCTCGGGATCGCGGCCCCGTGGGCGGATCTCGCGGTCGCCACGATGGCCGCCGAATGGAACTACGGACCCGTATGGCAAGACGCGCTTCTCGACGCGTACGGAATTGCCGCCGACGCCGAACGAACACGCTTCTACCGCTTGCTCTGGAACATCGGTGACGAAGACGAGCTACGACGAGTCACAGGTCGATAG
- a CDS encoding phosphoribosylaminoimidazolesuccinocarboxamide synthase — protein sequence MISRSDAELIIESLDEPARFGEIFDRHAETVFRYLARRIGPDDASDLLADVFLAAFEARFRYASDFSTALPWLYGIASNLLRKHFRRRAGELRMLDRLVAQSEPDDHGNAVADVIDAQLQVRAMAKLLDELPPGERDVLLLHAWEALTYEETANALNIPVGTVRSRLNRTRRRLRAGVDEIDRIRSVRPDRLTTIPDVTSTVLTREKEKLMQAIEGKTKIIIDAGDGTVLIRSKDDITAGDGAKHDVIEGKAASSTTTTCNIFRLLNNNRVPTHFVERLDAVTFRARKVEMIPLELVARRIATGSFLDRNADIADGTVFADLVFEVFEKDDANHDPLLEFDFARDVLRRFVPNTKAALQLGDVHAAGDLISEEMLSHSRYATVTSEQLGQLRDLTVRTFEIVEHAWARLGGTYFDFKIECGFDHETGALLVADVIDSDSGRLRFGDKDMSKQAYRDGSQSLPDIKKNFDEVAELTKQFV from the coding sequence GTGATCAGCCGGTCGGATGCTGAACTCATAATCGAATCGCTGGACGAACCCGCTCGGTTCGGCGAGATCTTCGATCGGCACGCCGAGACGGTCTTCCGGTATCTCGCCCGGCGGATCGGTCCGGACGATGCGAGCGACCTGCTGGCTGACGTATTTCTCGCTGCGTTCGAGGCCCGGTTCCGCTACGCCTCGGACTTCTCGACGGCGCTGCCCTGGCTGTACGGAATCGCGTCCAACCTATTGCGGAAGCACTTTCGGCGGCGGGCCGGCGAACTCAGGATGTTGGACCGCCTCGTCGCGCAGAGCGAGCCGGACGATCACGGCAACGCAGTGGCGGACGTCATCGACGCTCAACTTCAGGTGCGAGCGATGGCGAAACTGCTCGACGAGCTCCCACCCGGCGAACGCGACGTGTTGCTGCTCCACGCGTGGGAGGCGCTCACCTACGAGGAGACTGCGAATGCGCTCAACATCCCGGTCGGCACGGTGCGGTCACGGCTGAACCGCACCCGACGCCGACTGCGCGCCGGCGTGGATGAGATCGACCGGATCCGGTCGGTGCGCCCCGATCGGCTGACGACGATCCCCGACGTGACGTCGACCGTTCTGACCCGAGAGAAGGAGAAGCTCATGCAGGCCATCGAAGGCAAGACGAAGATCATCATCGACGCCGGCGACGGCACCGTGTTGATCCGGAGCAAGGACGACATCACGGCGGGCGACGGAGCGAAGCACGATGTCATCGAGGGCAAGGCGGCGTCGTCGACAACGACGACCTGCAACATCTTCCGACTACTCAACAACAATCGTGTGCCGACTCATTTTGTCGAGCGGCTCGACGCAGTCACCTTTCGGGCGCGCAAGGTCGAGATGATCCCTCTCGAACTCGTCGCTCGACGGATCGCGACTGGCAGCTTTCTAGACCGGAATGCCGACATCGCCGACGGCACCGTCTTTGCCGATCTCGTCTTCGAGGTCTTCGAGAAGGACGACGCGAACCATGATCCGCTCCTTGAATTCGACTTCGCGCGCGACGTGTTGCGGCGTTTCGTGCCCAACACGAAGGCGGCTCTTCAGCTCGGCGACGTCCACGCCGCCGGCGACCTCATCAGCGAGGAGATGCTGTCGCACAGTCGCTATGCGACGGTCACCTCTGAGCAACTTGGCCAACTTCGCGACCTCACCGTCCGGACATTCGAGATAGTCGAGCACGCGTGGGCGAGACTCGGCGGCACGTACTTCGACTTCAAGATCGAATGCGGCTTCGACCACGAGACCGGCGCTCTGTTGGTCGCCGACGTCATAGATAGCGACTCCGGGCGACTTCGCTTCGGAGATAAGGACATGTCAAAACAGGCCTACCGCGACGGCAGCCAGTCCTTGCCCGACATCAAGAAGAACTTCGACGAGGTCGCGGAACTCACGAAGCAGTTCGTCTGA
- a CDS encoding FadD3 family acyl-CoA ligase, whose product MAASTATRFGDSEAVVDGERRVTFTELVADFRRVTAALMTSGIERGERVAVWAPNRYEWLVAALGTLGAGAAVVPVNTRFKGNEVQYILERSGARVVFSVGEFLGMDYAATLADLRPRLPNLDLVVGFDDSSSVDHSLAAFLRIGDSVDDAALDARIGAVQADDVCDVLFTSGTTGAPKGVLMTHAQTLRQFSDWCDMVGLATGDRYLVVNPFFHMFGYKAGCLASLMHGATIIPKAVFDVDDVLRTVAEESVTVLPGPPTIYQSILDHPDRDRFNLSSLRVAVTGAADIPVVLIRRVKEELPFQTIITGYGLTEAGTVTGTAPDDDFTTIATTVGRARPGLEIRVADDNGVVQRVGEPGEVLVRGYSVMRGYLDDPEETARAVDTEGWLHTGDLGTLDERGCLRIVGRKKDMFIVGGFNAYPAEIENLLLGHPAVGQVAVVGMPDERLGEVGMAFVVAAPGAEVRAEELIDWARAAMANYKVPRAVEIVDSLPVNAAGKVEKEVLRARAAERHERA is encoded by the coding sequence ATGGCCGCTTCCACCGCCACCCGCTTCGGTGACTCCGAGGCGGTCGTCGACGGCGAGCGGCGCGTCACCTTCACCGAGCTGGTCGCCGACTTCCGCCGCGTGACCGCCGCGTTGATGACCTCCGGCATCGAGCGGGGGGAGCGCGTCGCAGTCTGGGCGCCCAACCGCTACGAATGGCTGGTCGCCGCGCTCGGCACGCTCGGCGCGGGCGCCGCGGTGGTTCCCGTGAACACGCGCTTCAAGGGCAACGAGGTGCAGTACATCCTCGAGCGCAGTGGCGCACGCGTCGTCTTCTCGGTGGGTGAGTTCCTCGGCATGGACTACGCCGCGACGCTGGCCGACCTTCGACCTCGCCTGCCGAACCTCGACCTCGTTGTCGGCTTCGACGATTCATCCAGCGTCGACCACTCGCTTGCCGCGTTCCTGCGGATCGGCGACTCGGTTGACGATGCCGCGCTCGACGCTCGCATCGGCGCAGTCCAAGCCGACGACGTCTGTGACGTGTTGTTCACATCGGGAACGACGGGCGCGCCGAAGGGTGTGCTCATGACGCACGCACAGACGCTCCGGCAGTTCTCCGACTGGTGCGACATGGTCGGCCTCGCGACCGGTGACCGTTACCTCGTCGTCAACCCGTTTTTCCACATGTTCGGGTACAAGGCGGGCTGTCTCGCGTCACTCATGCATGGTGCGACGATCATCCCGAAGGCCGTGTTCGACGTCGACGACGTGCTGCGCACAGTCGCCGAGGAATCGGTGACGGTGCTGCCCGGCCCGCCGACGATCTACCAGTCGATCCTCGATCATCCCGACCGTGATCGCTTCAACCTGTCGTCACTGCGCGTCGCGGTGACCGGTGCGGCCGACATTCCCGTCGTACTGATCCGCCGGGTGAAGGAAGAGCTGCCGTTCCAGACGATCATCACCGGCTACGGGCTGACCGAAGCCGGCACGGTGACCGGCACCGCACCCGACGACGACTTCACGACCATCGCGACGACCGTCGGTCGTGCCCGACCGGGGCTCGAGATCCGAGTCGCCGACGACAACGGCGTGGTGCAACGCGTCGGGGAGCCGGGTGAGGTGCTGGTGCGCGGCTACAGCGTGATGCGCGGCTACCTCGACGATCCGGAGGAGACGGCGCGGGCCGTCGACACCGAAGGCTGGTTGCACACCGGTGACCTCGGGACCCTCGACGAGCGCGGGTGTCTCCGCATCGTCGGACGAAAGAAGGACATGTTCATCGTCGGCGGCTTCAACGCCTACCCCGCCGAGATCGAGAACCTGTTGCTCGGCCACCCTGCCGTCGGCCAGGTTGCGGTGGTGGGAATGCCGGACGAACGGCTCGGTGAGGTCGGCATGGCCTTCGTCGTCGCGGCCCCCGGCGCGGAGGTGCGCGCGGAGGAGCTCATCGACTGGGCGCGTGCAGCGATGGCCAATTATAAGGTGCCCCGCGCGGTCGAGATCGTCGACAGTCTTCCGGTGAACGCCGCAGGCAAGGTCGAGAAGGAGGTTCTCCGCGCCCGCGCCGCGGAGCGCCACGAGCGAGCGTGA